From a region of the Vairimorpha necatrix chromosome 4, complete sequence genome:
- a CDS encoding glutamine--fructose-6-phosphate aminotransferase 1 (GFA1) — protein sequence MCGIFGYANFLTEKTKKQISSILINGLKRIEYRGYDSAGFCIQGNDNKNYILFKEVGKVEKLEEMTNQQEIVDMDRLLYNHVGIAHTRWATHGKPSVINCHPLKSDPEGKFCVIHNGIITNFKTLKEFLKKRNYEFESDTDTEVVATLCLYFYNEEIKKNDDPKFVDIIKKVIKRCDGAFSFAFISPLFPNEMVAVRVSSPLLVGLKGADKMSLDFFDVSYGNINDDRPVSPLASQNNSPKLNPLNQNQNLIDDLRKGVDRCTLHAADNDSLEVFVSSDASALIEHTNKVIYLEDYDICHIFAGNLVIHRPNSKQLDTLGDKREVKTIETELNAIMKGNYAHFMLKEINEQKDSVVNTMRGRVNFEENAVNLGGIKEYVNVIKKCSRFIFIACGTSYHAALSVKNLFEELVEIPVNIEIASDFYDRCPPINRNDCVFFISQSGETADTVVALRYCLKQGALTVGVTNIVGSTISRETHCGVHINAGPEIGVASTKAYTSQFVALVLISLQISQDNLSKKDRRSSIINELQNITHKISQVIALNDDIKQYAEEISEVSSLILVGRGYQYPICMEGALKIKEITYIHSEGIMAGELKHGPIALIEESLNIIFFATNDKNIDKASNALHQITARNGKPVVIVSESVSESFKDLKCFVVPDTVDCLQGILTVIPVQLLSYHLAVLRGFNPDFPRNLAKSITVE from the coding sequence ATGTGTGGAATTTTCGGATATGCAAACTTTTTAACagaaaaaaccaaaaaacaaatctcTTCTATTTTAATCAATGGTCTAAAACGTATAGAATATCGTGGCTATGATTCAGCTGGTTTTTGTATTCAAGGCAACGAcaacaaaaattacattttattcAAAGAAGTTGGTAAAGTTGAAAAACTTGAGGAAATGACAAATCAACAAGAAATAGTCGACATGGACCGCTTACTATACAACCACGTAGGTATAGCTCACACTAGATGGGCTACACATGGAAAACCAAGTGTCATTAATTGTCATCCACTTAAATCTGATCCAGAAGGTAAATTCTGTGTAATTCATAATGGTataattacaaattttaaaacgttaaaagaatttttgaaaaaacgGAATTATGAATTTGAAAGTGATACTGATACAGAAGTGGTGGCTACATTGtgtttgtatttttataacgAAGAAATCAAGAAAAATGATGATCCAAAGTTTGTtgatataataaagaaagttataaaaagatgTGATGGTGCTTTTTCGTTTGCTTTTATATCACCACTATTTCCTAATGAAATGGTGGCTGTACGTGTAAGTTCACCACTTTTAGTAGGTCTAAAAGGTGCAGACAAAATGTCATTAGATTTTTTCGATGTCAGTTATGGAAATATTAATGATGACAGACCTGTATCGCCTTTGGCGTCACAGAATAATTCACCTAAATTGAATCCATTAAACCAAAATCAGAATTTAATTGACGATTTAAGAAAAGGTGTTGATAGGTGCACTTTACACGCTGCTGATAATGATTCATTAGAAGTTTTTGTATCTTCAGATGCGTCTGCTTTGATTGAGCATACTAATAAAGTTATATACTTGGAAGATTATGACATTTGTCATATATTCGCGGGAAATTTAGTAATACACAGACCTAATTCTAAACAATTAGATACGTTAGGAGATAAACGAGAAGTCAAGACGATAGAAACAGAGTTGAATGCGATAATGAAAGGTAATTACGCGCATTTTATGTTAAAAGAGATCAATGAACAAAAGGATTCTGTAGTTAATACGATGAGAGGTAGAGtaaattttgaagaaaatgCAGTTAATTTAGGAGGTATTAAAGAGTATGTGAATGTTATAAAGAAATGTagtagatttatttttatagcaTGTGGTACGAGTTACCACGCAGCGTTGAGTGTTAAGAATTTGTTTGAAGAATTAGTTGAGATACCTGTTAATATTGAAATAGCCAGTGATTTTTATGACAGATGTCCACCAATTAACAGAAATGATTgcgtattttttattagtcAGAGTGGAGAGACGGCGGACACAGTGGTTGCTTTGAGATATTGTCTAAAACAAGGCGCTTTGACAGTAGGAGTGACTAATATTGTAGGTAGTACCATATCAAGAGAGACACATTGTGGAGTACATATTAATGCAGGACCAGAGATAGGAGTAGCGAGTACTAAAGCTTATACTAGTCAGTTTGTCGCTTTGGTACTCATTTCCCTACAAATTAGTCAAGATAACTTGTCTAAGAAAGATAGAAGGTCTAGTATTATTAATGAGTTACAGAATATTACACACAAGATTAGTCAAGTAATAGCTTTAAATGATGATATTAAGCAGTACGCTGAGGAGATTTCAGAAGTAAGTTCGTTGATTTTAGTAGGTAGAGGATACCAGTATCCGATATGTATGGAAGGAGCCTTGAAGATTAAAGAGATAACTTATATACATTCCGAAGGTATAATGGCCGGAGAATTGAAGCATGGGCCTATTGCACTGATCGAAGAGAGCctgaatattattttttttgctacTAATGATAAGAATATTGACAAGGCGTCTAATGCACTCCACCAAATTACAGCCCGAAATGGCAAGCCCGTGGTGATAGTGTCAGAAAGTGTTAGTGAGTCTTTTAAAGATCTCAAGTGTTTTGTAGTACCAGACACAGTGGATTGTCTACAAGGAATATTGACAGTTATTCCTGTTCAATTACTTTCGTATCATTTAGCAGTACTTCGTGGATTTAATCCTGATTTCCCAAGAAACCTAGCCAAATCAATAACAGTAGaataa
- a CDS encoding glycogen synthase kinase-3 beta (GSK3B), whose translation MSASKIQEILGKLKETWKEIKNIIVYNLRNESSALSFRNIKMIGRGTFGVVIQIEDQINQRKYALKQVFQDSRFHNRELEIFKKIQHENIVKLQYYNYEEETSKGRYLNLFMEYHPYNLETLILDRNIKYNKFIKDWTSQIISALDYLHSRGICHRDIKPANLLLTDRLNRIVICDLGSAKVLEKGKNNIPYVCSRYYRSPENILGIETYDCKIDIWSAGCVLVECHTKETLFKGSGNREMLSQILSIVKCSKADLYEMGVIPEEYESKGIRKYLEENVEDGTNINLYEKMIVFNPAKRYSAKQLAKYIHK comes from the coding sequence ATGAGTGCTAGTAAAATACAAGAAATTCTTGGTAAATTGAAAGAGACTTGGAAAGAAATCAAGAACATTATAGTCTACAATCTGAGGAATGAATCCTCGGCTCTGAGTTtcagaaatattaaaatgataGGAAGAGGCACATTCGGCGTGGTAATACAAATAGAAGACCAGATAAACCAGAGGAAATACGCCCTCAAGCAAGTATTCCAAGACTCAAGATTTCACAATAgagaattagaaatattcaaaaagatCCAACACGAGAATATAGtaaaattacaatattataattatgagGAAGAGACCAGTAAAGGAAGATACTTGAACTTATTCATGGAATATCATCCTTATAATTTAGAGACACTAATTTTAgatagaaatataaaatataataaatttataaaggaCTGGACTAGTCAGATCATATCAGCCCTGGACTATCTACACAGTAGAGGAATATGTCATAGAGACATAAAGCCGGCGAATCTACTCCTTACAGATAGACTGAATAGGATAGTCATATGCGACCTGGGAAGCGCCAAAGTATTAGAAAAGGGTAAGAATAATATTCCCTATGTCTGCAGTAGATACTACAGGAGCCCAGAAAATATACTGGGTATAGAGACGTATGACTGCAAGATAGACATCTGGAGCGCGGGATGTGTGCTAGTAGAATGTCACACTAAGGAAACCCTTTTTAAGGGGTCTGGAAACAGAGAAATGTTATCTCAAATACTCAGCATAGTAAAATGCAGTAAAGCAGACCTGTACGAGATGGGCGTCATCCCTGAAGAATACGAGAGTAAAggaataagaaaatatttagaagaaaatgTTGAGGACGgaacaaatataaacttataTGAGAAGATGATAGTATTTAATCCGGCCAAGAGGTATAGTGCCAAGCAACTTGCAAAATACATTCATAAATAG
- a CDS encoding ectonucleoside triphosphate diphosphohydrolase — translation MLSFLIGIIDIGSTGTRFNIFGYSEDKELIKYKHYEVPGGLHKMNRQEIRDSLNKLTIQLPEYVFKIPVGVYCTAGFRHPLNLKKLKFIKALLLRFNIKEAGILSGEYEGYLGYQSLKYILKLSNFNLIDMGGASTQVVTRDNYKSYQIGTTNLEDIKNIKNIKPIDNNLPVYISSGFTRNQKLKIKDINNEYLKIFLDRLGVKRDLIGVKVNWTLGMSLRYINQNI, via the coding sequence ATGTTGAGTTTTCTTATAGGAATTATAGACATAGGCAGCACAGGGACAAGATTCAATATATTCGGATATTCAGAAGATAAAGaacttattaaatataaacattatGAAGTCCCAGGGGGACTTCATAAGATGAATCGACAAGAAATCAGAGACAGTCTAAATAAGCTGACAATCCAGTTACCAGAGTATGTCTTTAAGATCCCAGTGGGGGTCTACTGCACTGCTGGCTTCAGGCATCCCTTGAATCTCAAAAAgcttaaatttatcaagGCCCTTCTCCttagatttaatattaaagagGCCGGCATCTTAAGTGGGGAATATGAAGGGTATCTTGGGTACCAATCtctaaaatatatcttGAAATTATCGAATTTCAATTTAATAGACATGGGAGGGGCCAGTACACAAGTAGTGACCAGAGATAATTATAAGAGTTACCAGATAGGCACCACTAATTtagaagatataaaaaatattaaaaatattaagcCCATAGACAATAATTTACCAGTGTACATTAGTTCAGGGTTTACAAGAAATCAAAAGTTAAAGattaaagatataaataatgaatATTTGAAGATATTCCTAGACAGGCTAGGAGTCAAAAGGGACTTGATAGGAGTCAAAGTGAATTGGACACTAGGAATGTCCTTAAGATACATAAACCagaatatataa
- a CDS encoding formin-like protein has product MSNKSLENLNSQFINVLKSLNIEDTKHQKLSINLDLNKKIKTIISIQSLEERKSNIPKYLNNPKSYISLLSLSLSLNTKTLYTVFCNNNGINILHDILENQDKEKSSLALDLIYRLVQTYDMEYNKKLVIGKACEYGRWEILDILENYEILFDGECLCKMLIFKFLNSFPNEFVCKIQQTKFEKIYKYIKNNEIYVNEKEEKKLEKNDDEEKQKQLEKVILDTLFLRNEKGNPVKIHYEKLTTSREVKLVDEPTINKLNNDLNELKINKKEDNNKKTLKKKMVFKKKEPSVSYLPIKWTKISKMNTLFASLDLEKYKTFFSKEDLEYFVIKKDIKKEPEKQADKKKESPIDPKKAYALNIALSRIKCEYKLVVSEILNQDLILINENLVNQLLLYFPSDQEMSNILLSDLEDKYILFFKECEDCYLDIKENLKGIKLNILIRNFNINNILLFIKFFEDLIKSEYMKCLLGSILCLGNIVNKGTTYGNAEGFSIKDIQDILNMRVTPSTTKSISSNKIEIMNYKRNNILTIRDIIKKKIPQNDININNNIKNQSYDNLLSEFKEIIELKREYSYNHKEYEVMYEKYKEMIDRAEEVRKMYGIERITDEMINILISLIEIPDKH; this is encoded by the coding sequence ATGTCTAATAAATCTCTGGAAAATCTAAATTCTCAATTCATAAATGTTCTCAAATCTCTAAACATAGAAGACACAAAACACCAAAAACTAAGTATAAACTTAGACCTCAAcaagaaaatcaaaaccATCATATCTATTCAATCCCTCGAAGAAAGGAAGAGTAACATACCTAAATACTTAAATAACCCCAAATCATACATATCTCTCCTCTCATTATCATTATCTCTAAACACTAAAACCCTTTACACTGTCTTTTGTAATAATAATGGCATAAACATCCTGCAtgatattttggaaaatCAAGATAAAGAGAAATCAAGTCTAGCACTAGACTTGATTTACAGACTAGTGCAAACATATGACATGgaatataataagaaacTTGTTATTGGTAAAGCATGCGAATATGGGAGATGGGAGATACTtgatattttggaaaattACGAAATTCTTTTTGATGGAGAATGTTTATGCAAAATGCTGATTTTCAAATTCTTAAATAGTTTTCCAAATGAGTTTGTTTGTAAAATACAACAAactaaatttgaaaaaatatataaatacataaaaaataatgaaatttatgTAAATGAAAAAGAGGAAAAAAAGCTTGAGAAAAATGATGATGAAgagaaacaaaaacaaCTTGAAAAAGTTATATTAGATACATTATTTCTTAGGAATGAAAAAGGTAATCCAGTAAAAATCCACTACGAAAAACTAACTACCTCAAGAGAAGTTAAGTTGGTCGATGAGCCAACtatcaataaattaaataatgacTTGAATGAACTcaaaattaacaaaaaagaagacaataataaaaagacactaaagaagaaaatggTCTTTAAGAAGAAAGAGCCTTCTGTTTCTTATCTCCCTATAAAATGGACCAAGATTTCAAAAATGAACACTTTGTTTGCTTCTCTAgatcttgaaaaatataaaactttcTTCTCTAAAGAAgatttagaatattttgtaataaaaaaagacattaaaaaagaacCAGAAAAACAAGCagataaaaagaaagagTCACCTATAGATCCTAAAAAGGCCTATGCCTTAAATATTGCTTTATCTCGTATTAAGTGCGAATATAAGCTTGTTGTCTCAGAAATCTTAAATCAAGATTTAATTCTCATAAATGAGAATTTGGTCAATCAacttcttctttattttcccAGTGATCAAGAGATGTcgaatattttattatcagatttagaagataaatatattttattctttaagGAATGTGAAGATTGTTATTTGGATATAAAAGAGAATTTAAAAGGGATTAAgttgaatattttaataaggaatttcaatataaataatattttattatttataaagttCTTTGAAGATTTAATTAAGAGTGAATATATGAAATGCCTTTTGGGGAgtattttatgtttaggGAATATTGTCAATAAAGGGACTACTTATGGAAATGCGGAAGGATTTAGTATTAAAGATATACaagatatattaaatatgagAGTAACACCATCTACTACAAAGAGTATTAGtagtaataaaatagaaataatgaattataagagaaataatatattgaCAATTAgagatataataaaaaagaagatacCCCAGaatgatataaatataaataataatattaagaaTCAGAGTTATGATAATTTACTCTCTGAATTTAAGGAGATCatagaattaaaaagagaATATTCTTATAATCATAAGGAATATGAAGTAATGTAtgagaaatataaagaaatgatAGACAGAGCCGAGGAAGTAAGGAAAATGTACGGAATAGAAAGGATTACAGACGAGATGATCAACATATTAATATCCTTAATTGAGATACCAGATAAGCACTAA